The following nucleotide sequence is from Triticum dicoccoides isolate Atlit2015 ecotype Zavitan chromosome 7B, WEW_v2.0, whole genome shotgun sequence.
CCCTGTTTCTTCTTAGGCTCACCCCAAGGACGCAGAGTTCCTCAACACCCCTATCCAAAACTACCACCAGATGCAGCAGATCTTGTCCTTCGGGCTGGCAACCGGTAAGCATGCCATGGGCTCTGGTCAGCCGCTGGGCTCGCCAATGCCGGAGTATCTAGACACCCAGGAGTCAGACACCATCAACGTTGATGCTCCTGAGAAGGATGGTGAGCATGTTCCTGTGCTTGATAGGAAGAGAAAGCTGGCAGGCTTCATGGAGGAGGAGCCGATCGTCTTCAGCACCATGACTGAGGTAGTGAAGGAGGTGGCTACCACCATCTGGGAGAGCAAGAGTGTGGACGTCCACCCTAAGCTCTACGGCACCGTCATGGAGCAGATTGGCTTCAGCCCAGAGGCTCTCATGGTGGCTCTCAGCCACCTGCTGGACAACAAAGCCCAGTGTGTTGGGTTTGTTGCCATGGGACCAGCCCACTGGGTGCTCTGGCTGAGGACCTGGCGGGCAAGCACTACTACTAATGTTGCTTCTGCTGGTGGCAACGGCGTGCATGATCCTCGACGGCGATGGTGACAAGGATGACATCGACAATGACGACACATATTTTGTGTAGTTAGGGCTTGAAAGCAATTTTATGGTCTGTATATTTTGATGAGatggtatatactaacccctcatgGTGATCCTCGCGGTGATCACGAATTTGCAGTGGTAGGATGACACCTCTTTCGGATGTGGTGGTAGGAGGACACCAaagtagtgctaggttgaacttgctaTGATCATGCATGCTTACTAATGCTCTTCTGCTCCATTGCTTGCTCCTAGAGTTCTTCATTGCTTGTTGTTGTGTGTTCCAATGCTTATTGCTTGAACTTATTGCTCGTTTGCACAGCCAGGGCAAGTGGTATGTGGTGTTCGAAGGTAGGGTTCCAGGGGTTTACAGTTCATGAAAAGCTTGCAACAAACAAGTTTCAGGGTACAACGACAACAACCACAGAGGAGGGTTTAAGACTAGGCAGACGACAGAAGATGCTTACTCCAAGTATGTGCGAGAGCATTCATGCAACAACGTTGAGGTTGGCAAGGTGGATCGACTGTTAGggctgaagaacttcatcatcttcgtccagttcatcgtcAGAGCACTGTTGTGGCGTTGGTGTGCTCGATGTGATCGTGTGTAAGGTGTAGTAGTATTGATAAGCTCATCAGGTAGGATACAAGGTGAGCATAACTCTATGCTCATACATAACCAAACAATGTGCTCCTGTGTGAGCACATACAATGCGAGCAACCAAACTGATGCGTAAAGGCATCgttacgatgtaggagaagaacatgcaggcaaccaaattAAATGCAGTGTTGATTTTTGAACTGCATTTGCTCAACCAGGCCCAACTCCGAAATAAGTATGTAAATGGACGAGAAATGATGCAGGTAACGAAACAAGTCCAAATATTTTCCCGTTCCCTCACCGCTGGCAGCTGACAACGAGGCGGCGACCAAGGAAGCTCTTTTGCGCGGCATGTGGCGCATGTCACGTACGGGCTGGTGAACGGCGGTGGTCAAGGGGGAGGAAGGAAGCCGTTGTTGCTGCCTCTGTGATTCACGTTCCCTCTCCGCGTGCGTGTGTCCGTCcatcttttttttttgcatggtaatacatgtctcattcatatcataaagatcaaattacaagtcacgtaaagaccgacatgacaaaactgaaaagatagcttgctaagcttgacaccaacgtccgtcacttgcctccggcaccaccacaggagccaccaaagaaaaaaatgtcggatcacctcctcacccgagctcgacgcggctccatcgctgatatgcagctttgcggacctccaaagtggctcaccaaagatgaagccattgcccTTGAACGAAtcggaccggggcaacaccccggacacgctatCGAACTCAAGATCTAAGACTCCACAACGACTAAGACACCGAagtaggaaaccatacctgccatccatcaACCACGAACTCAGCACACGTtctgtcttccagatgtcgtcgatgcagatcaCAATCTGCATCTGCTCCCGAACTACCTTCCAAGCTTCGCGCCGACGCTGGAGCAGAcgtcgtcgcaacggcggagcccgaggacacaagtcCACCACAAGGATGCCGTCGCCGCCACGATATTCCCGCTTGAACAGACTGGTTCCCAAATCCATCACCGAGCAAAGAGACGATCGCCTCGCCGGAGAAGAACCTGGAGCTTCTTTATTCagcatcgccgtcgccgccgtcgaagCCAAGACGTCGGGCGATCTAAAAACCTAGGCTATTAGGGCTCTAAACCTAAAGCAAAAACGATCCGCACGCAcgggatccggcgacccccctcacgaCCGACGACCAAGAGGTCGCCGGCGGAGGAGAGCAACCGGAAAACGGCGCCGGAAAGATGGCTCtcttggcggcggcggctaggttttggTCGCTAGCCAAACCCGCCCCCCACGAAAAGAGATACGCTATTTCCGGTCCCGGAGAACGTGGCCAGGCCACCAAACAGGGCGGGCGCATCCCGTACGTTGTTGTACTTGTATTTGGTATTTTGCCGGTGCCCGCGGAGTTCCTCTGGAATCTTTCTTTCTTGCCCCGGACGTCAAGGGATGGATCCAGCCAGCCAGACAGCTCGTTGTAGGATTCGCCGCCTGCGTCTCTCTCTCTCCGCTGCGCTGTTTGTCCAGCGGTTGAGGGGCGCCATATGCACGTTCTAGAAAGAGAGGAGCCAGGCGAACATGAGAATATACTCCTCCATCTTCTTGGGACACAAGTCAGGAATCAGCCAGTAGTACTGTTTTTACCACGTCGGCAGTGCGTTCGTCTGCCGTATGACCGGCCTTTCACTGCCTTTCGCGTAAGTGGAATTACAATTTAAAACTTGGGGAGAAATGAAAAATCCAAACTGAAAACTTTGGAAAAAATGACAAGTCTGGAGGCGGCTGTTCCACAGCGACAGCGCGGATGCGACGACTGGCCCGGACGAACCATGAACCGACGTGTCGCCGTCGGGGGTTCGCGACAGTGGGCAGGCAGGATCGATCCCTCTCGCGCTAGCCGTCGGTCCGATAGAaagggaggagggagggagagaacgGGCGTTGGGCGAGGCCGCTTTAGCATGCCAACCACGTGTGTCTACCTCAGGTCCGGAACTGACGACCCATGTTCCTTCCGCCCGGGCCCACCCACCAGTCACACCAACCCCCCGCCGCACCGCCACCAACACGGCGCCAACCACGGGAGGAAAAAGTGTAGACGCGTACCCGCAGCATATAAGCAGTTCACGGGCGAGGCGGACGAGGTGGCCATTTCTTTTCTTCTATACAGCTCCTGCTAGTAGTACGTTCCAGGATCGCCGGAGCCCCGGAGGAATACCAAAGCGtaggggaggagggagagagaaGGAGAGATGAGGTGGACGGCGTTCGCGTGGGAGAGCGCGTCCCGGGCCTTCAACAACCGCCCCACCTTcaccggcctcgtcgtcgtcctcgccgCAAGGTCCCTCCTGCTTCCTTTCCCTTTCTCCGCCCGCTAAtttcccccctccctctttgcGCTGGCGCTTGGGGATTTCGATCGGATCTGCTGCCACTGCATACCTCGCGTGGCCGCTAGACTGCAGCAGCATTTTCGCGGTCGACGCAAATGTTGGGCACGAATTTTTGGAGCGTCCTGTCATTTTTCTCGGGTTTTCTTTTCTTTGTTCAGAAAAAAAGAAGATAATATTCGATGCCTTCATCGTTTCGTTCGGGGATCCCGCTATAGAAATATTCGGTGGTTGCTGCGGTTTCTCATCCTCTGAGCCGCCGAAACTCTTGTCTCAGTTCGATATCGCCTTGGGTATTAACGGGATTCAGAGCTCACCTAATAGCTCTACCTAGATCGATTCTCCATCAGAGGGTATCTCTGTTTTACCAGATTTCAGAATGCTAGAAAATGAGGGGGAAAATATAAGGATAGAGTCATGAAATGGGAAGAAAATAGTTAAACTCATCCTTCTCCCCACCTGTTTCGACCGGGCCCTCGTTTTCCAGCTACTTCTCGAATCTCATGTGTCCCCTACATCGCTGTGGACCTCGTATGCCTGCTGAATATTCTTGCCATGGTCCATGTGGCCAACAAGAAGAAAAATTGCCCTTGATTTCTTCGTCTTGGTTTCAGTATTTTGTTAATACCAATTGTGTGTATTCTCTATAAAACAATACTTGGAATATTTAAGAGCGGGGTCGTGAATACATTATGATTTGGTGAGTTGGTGCCATGTGCTGATTGCCATTTTATATTTGGCATTGGACTGCTAGGCAAATGCTGGACTTATTGAATAATACATTTCTTCAATGTGATTTTCTTGGTTAATGATTCGGCTGCAACATGCTTTTTATTTGTTCTCTGCAATGTCTAAAAAAATTCTAAATAAATGTTAGTATTATGCTAATTTTGAGTGTATGAAAGAACTAAATTAAAGAGGTCCCTTGTCTAAGTAGTCTTGGGCTGTGATTGATCCAATGCCATCACAAAATGCGTATTTTGTGCAAAGCTGCAAGGCATGGACTTCTCCTGCTATGAGGTATACAGAAGTGCAGCTGTTAAAAATGACATTGGTAGCTTCATAGAAGAAGACGCCAATGGTAGATGATTGGGCTATAGGATTAATTTTCTGAGCATATATGATTGTCCTTGTCTTTGCAGAGACCGGGCACACTCCCTCTTTTCAGGAAAAATGGATATTGTCCTTGTCTTGTTCAATTTTAACATTTCCGTTGTTTGCAGCGATGTAATTCAATCACAACTTAAAGAATATTTTTCAGTAAGCGGTGCCTTCGATGTAAAACACACTGATGATGTTCCTTGAAAAGAATTACTTCTGTAAACTCCTAAATGTTTTGTATTACTAGAACATCTATCTTATTATAATTTTTTAATTAAGGGCGGCTTCAACGTAGAACACACAAATGAGGTCATTTAAGATGGCTGAATAATTCCAAGAACTTATAAATGTTTTGCATTGCTAGAACAGCTGTCCTATTTGCAAACCTGCTGATTTTTGGTCTGCTGAATTTGCAGTAGTGGAGGAGGCCTCGTCGCATATGCGGACTCTCAGCCGGACCAGCCCCAAGGATTTAAAAAGAAGAAAGTAGTGGTTCTTGGAACTGGCTGGGCTGGCACCACATTCCTGAGGAATCTTGATAGCAAACTGTACGATGTCCAGGTCATTTCACCTCGGAACTACTTTGCATTCACACCCTTGCTCCCAAGTGTTACCTGTGGAACAGTAGAACCAAGGAGCGTTGTTGAGCCAATCCGTAGGATTCTGGAGAAGGTATGATTGCTTCCATAAATTTCAGGGAACTTGTTGAACAATAGAACCTTTACTTCTTTCACAACCTCCTGAATGCCATGTACTCGAAATACTGGAATGGTTTGTTTTCGCGATGGTACAACAAAATTCCTGACCTTGCTCATCTTGCTCAAGACCTATCTTGAATCCCAATAGTGAAGTTCATTATCTACAAGTTTGACCTGTTAGGGAATAGTCATATTTCATACTTGAACACTACATCCGTTCATAGCTCAGTCAGATGATTAATTATGTGCCAAATGAATTAACGTTCGTTCTTAATACTCTGACAGAAAGGTGGAGACTTCAAATTCTGGGAAGCAGAGTGCTTCAAGATTGATCCAGCAAACAAGAAGATTCACTGCCGCTCAAATATGGGGACAAATCTTGATGGAAATGGCGAGTTCTTAGTTGACTACGACTATCTGGTGGTAGCGGTTGGAGCTAGGTCTAACACATTCAATACTCCCGGTGTGACAGAGAATTGCCACTTTCTGAAGGTAAGCTTTCGTATGGTTTGTATGAAATAAATTTGCCTCCAGTTTTAGGTCCATAACTACATTAATCTGCTTTATTTATATACACGTCTGACAAAGGAATGAACCTGGTTCAAACCATTCAGTTATGTTGTGTAAGATTAATAGTTATGTTAGTCTTTTAAATGATCTTACTGCATTTTAGTTGTTTCTAAGCTTCTGCCCTTATCGCTCCATTCATATGGTCCTATTATATTCACAGGAAGTGGAAGATGCCCAAAAGATCCGAAGGAGTGTGATGGACTGCTTTGAGAAGGCAAGCCTCCCATACCTTaatgaagaagagaggaagaagaatctTCACTTTGTTGTTGTGGGAGGTGGACCTACAGGTGTTGAATTTGCGGCAGAGTTGCATGATTTTGTTACTGAAGATCTATCCAAGCTCTATCCTTCTATTCAGCATCTTGTCAAGATATCACTGATCGAAGCTGCAGATCACATACTGACTATGTAAGGCCAAACCGGTCCTCTCTTACTTTTGATGCTTTATGAACTGAAAGTTCCTACCGCTTTACACTAGGTTGCCACCTTTTTGCTCATGTAATCTACCCCCAACAGTATGGAAACACATCATCACCTCATATATGACGTAACATTACTTCCTAGGCTAACAAAATAACAATTGTTTCTTCACTGAAAAAGGTTCGACAAGAGAATTACCAACTTTGCTGAGGACAAGTTTGGAAGGGACGGCATTGATGTAAAAACTGGATATAAAGTTGTGAAGGTTTCTAAGGATGCAATTACCATGCAAAATCCAGCTACTGGCGATATTGCAGTTCCTTACGGAATGGCTGTCTGGTCCACTGGTATTGGGACCCGCCCATTCGTTGTGGACTTCATGAAACAAATTGGCCAGGTATATAGACCTTTTTCTTTTGGAGTTGGCTATGTATCCTTCTGTCAGTTCAGCTAGCCAATGAATCATTTCTCTGCATATACAGGCTAATCGTCGTGTCCTCGCTACTGATGAATGGCTAAGGGTGCGTGAATGTGATGATGTTTATGCAGTAGGTGACTGTGCTACCATAAACCAGCGGAGAGTAATGGTAAGCAATATCATTTGTTATGTGTTCCTTTTGGTGCTGTGATTCTCCCCTATTTTCCATGTGGATAGAAAAGGGTTTTCTTCTCAAACCCCTATGTGCCATTTAACTAGTAGTAAAATTCTTGAGATTATCTTCATTGTATATGTAGTAGATGAGGATTCACATAAATGCTACAAACATATTTGATATGTATTGTTGAATACTTTCGCTAGGATACTTGAACTGCTATATTAGCTGTTTAGACTCATCCAGTGCTACCGTATCCATATCCTTTTTTGGTGCATTATAGCTACATGTCAATACATCATAGTGACTTTGTTGATCATTTGCGAATTGTATTTGGTACCATTCAGGAATTTATGTTCTTGGTGTCTAATGCTTGCAGGAGGACATCTCAGAAATATTCAGAGTTGCAGACAAAGATAAATCTGGAACCTTGACTGTGAAAGAAATCCAAGACATCCTGGAGGATATCTACGTGAGATATCCGCAAGTAAAACTATACATGAAGAGCAAGCAACTGAACGGAATTGCAGATTTAATAAGAACTGGCAAAGGTGACACCGAAAAGGAATCTGTAGAGCTGAACATTGAAGAGTTTAAGAAGGCTCTTTCACTCGTGGATTCACAAGTCAAGAATCTACCTGCAACAGCTCAGGTTTCCCTTTTTTTGTCTATTGGAATTTTACAATGCACAAAGTTCCAAAGCAACCACTTGAGTTAAAATTCATCGCTTTTTTAGTTCTAACTAGTTTGTTCTGTCAGGTTGCTGCACAGCAAGGACAGTATCTTGCGACATGCTTTAACAAGATGCAGACTGCTGAACAAAATCCTGAAGGACCAATCCGCATTAGGGGAGAAGGCCGTCATCGTTTCAACCCCTTCAGGTGCTTTATTTTGCATCATTTGTCAGCTCATTTCTTTTCCTAATCATTTTGGTATCTTCATTCTGACAAGAATGCACTGTAGTTATTCATGTGAAGTAACTGCTAGCAATGATTATGTTGAATCCGGAAAGCAGTTGAAAAGAAAATTGAAGATCGAAATATGTCGATAACAGAATAATTTAGGCTGCTTGCACGTGCAACTGCTCATACCTGGTTGCCTTATTTTCTTTCTTGTCTGTTGGCTGATACTATTGCTTTGCTGATTCCTCCAGGTACAGGCATTTAGGCCAGTTTGCTCCACTAGGAGGGGAGCAAACTGCTGCACAGCTCCCGGGTGACTGGGTCTCCATTGGCCACAGCTCACAGTGGCTCTGGTATTCTGTCTACGCAACGTAAGTGTCTGTTTCCTTTTTGATGACGAGAAAGTCAGACTGCGCAATCACCTACCTTTGTATCTAACTTAACACTTGGTTTCCCCCTCCTCTTTTATATGAGTTCAGCAAACAAATAAGCTGGCGCACGAGGGCACTGGTGATATCTGACTGGGGCCGTCGCTTCATCTTCGGTAGGGACTCGAGCGGCATATAGTCAAAGGAGATATGATTTTGCTTGCGGTATATACAGAGGCTAAGGCCAGTAGTGGTACCTTCCACCCAAGTCTGTTCTTGCAGATGCATATAATCTTTTTTGTCGGGGAAAGAATAAAAGTAACCCTGCATTTCCCTAGTGCTCCACGGAGAAAATTCCTTTGTACCTTTTTACTCTCGAGAGTTCTACTTCTGCGGCATGCGCAAACCCGCAGATTAATTTTGTAGTCCATTTACCACAAAGATGTGCAAAGGGCCAGTTTGGACCTGTTTTTGTTCTGAAAAATCCTGTTTGTGCGGAGGCCTGATTTTGTCATGCGAAATGCTGTTGATGTGGACACCAGATTTTGTGCTGTGAAACACTGTTTACGTGAATTATGTTTGTGACTAGCAAAACTTCTACTGGCTCTGCATGTTTCGGGCCTCGATCTGCCCTTTTTCCAAGTTCTGGTTAAGTGGGTGGTTTGTTGACTGGAGTACTAGTAAAGATGAAGAAAAGTTAAAGAGTGTTGTTTTGCAGTCGACGAATCTGGAGTGTTCCAGTCTATAAAGGTTTACGCTCTTGAGTTGTTCCAGTTCAAATATCCCCTTCGAAAACCCTGCTATCTGCGAAGGAGGTTTAGGTGGTTCTCATTATTTATTCACTGTTCTCATTATTTATTCACTGTTCTCATTATTTATTCACTGTTTAGTTGGTACTACATGGAACACAACCAACCGTTGGTGGATAAACAATTCCCCCGAATAAAGGGCAAACTGAATAGACGCAGTCCATAAGTTAAGGACCGCAATATCTGGTGAATGTTCACTGGGAAAGGTTGGTATTTACAAACGTTTTAGATGACGAGTTTAGTTCTATGGGGTTGGCAGTCAGAAACATGGGGTTGGCAGCCAGAAACGTATGGCAATTTTTGGGAATGTTCACCGGAAAGGTTGGTATTTGTAAACGTTTTAGATGACAAGTTTAGTTGTATGGGGTTGGCAGTCACAAACGTATTGCAATTTTTGGGAAGAGAAATTTTACGACAAAAACGGCAGGATTGCCATCTCGTACCATACCAGATAAAGTTGCCACACAAAAAAGTTAGCTGGTCATCCCCTCCCAGCTGACATTTGTCAGTTATCATTACCGTAAATTAATAAGACCCAAATTCGATCAATTCCCTCAAGCAAAATGGAAGCTTCACGGTTTTGCTGAagggaaaagtatatttttcgtccctctATTTTTTCAAAAGTATAGAAATGGTCCCTTAACTTCAAAACCAGCAAAACTCAGTCCCTCAACTATCAAAACCAGCAAAAGTTAGTCCCTCAACTATCAAAACCAGATAAGTTTAGTCCCTCGTGCGATTGTGGGTGGTTTTCTGCTAACATGGAGTGGTATACTGTAAAAACTGAGGAGCAGGGGAAGCTGTGCGTTGCCGAGGGCCCTTGTCGCGCTCCCCCACTCCGCCGTCTCGCCGGTGCACAAGCAGAGCAGTAGCACCAGGCGTCTGTCGAGCCGGCTGCGCCATATGCCTGTTAGACTTTGCCGATGGCGCGACCGTCCGGGTTCCACCCTGATGGACGCCGAGAGGTGGCTTGCAGCGCTGGCGTGATGTGGTCCGCTCGTAGTAGACACGCTGCACGTCGATGCACTCGCACGTACGCAGCAAACGCACCGGCCAGAAGCGCATCAGGAGAGCTTTGCTTTATACGCGACCTGATTGATGAGCTAGTACGGGGCTAGCTTTACACAACAATATCACAGCAGGAAGAACTACATTAGCTAGTACACCAGCGACGGACATTGCTCATCCCACTCGTCATGCCGCGTAGCCAGTTACTGAGCTGCCGTCGCTTATGGTGGCACCGCACTTCGTCCGGCCGAGTCGCCTGGAGCCTATTCGCTGCCCGCCGCCGGCGCTGTTGCGTGATGTCGGCTGCCATTAAGAATTAAAGTGAACAAAAATGGGTGGATGAGGTGGGCCCACACTAGCCAGCTAAGTCAAAACCACTTTCGTCCGAAGGAAACAACTCATTGTGACATGAGGGACTAAATTTATCCGGTTTTAAAAATTGAGGGACTGAAGGTTGCTGGTTTTCTAATTGAGGGTCCATTTCTATATTTTCGAAAGAattgagggacgaaaaatatacttctcCCTTTGCTGAATGTTAGACTTTGTATTGTAACCTTATTATGTAATCCATACCATATTGGTATAGgacttgtgtgtgagagagataggccACCCCATGGAGGGTTGAGCCAGTTTCTCCAAAACCTACGTTTTACATGGTATCGAGTCTAATCTAGATCCTctactccacccgccgccgccgcaccaccaaAACCCTAAACCCTAGGGTTGCTGCTGCCGACGCCATGACCACTTCCGCTTCGGGCGCCGCCAGCTCCGGATCAATCCCCGCGTCGCTTGCCGCCCTCCCCTGGCTCCGTCGGTGCCTCAGTTCTTCGGCACCACCGCCGTCGGCTCTATGCTTTCAGCGCCGATCCCGCTCTCACTGCCCGCGACGGCCTCAGCAccagtcgcgccgccgccgcctgtgatGCCCCCTCTGGATCCTCCTCGACACTCGCCGTCATTCTGGCAACCTCGGGGGAGGCGCTGCCCGCGGAGCCACCCGCGGCCTCGCTCACGGCACCACCCGCGGCCGTGATCCCGATCGttcccgcgccgccacccgcggcaTCGGTCGCGGCTGTGGTTCCTGCTGCGGCTCCGCCGACTGCCGCCCCTGCTGCTGGCGTCATCACGCCTGTCGGGCCATTCCACTTCGACAACTTGATCGCCATCAGACTCACACCGGACAACTACCTATTCTGGCGCGCCAAGGTCCTACCGCTGCTCCGCAGCCGGCCTCTCCTAGGGTTTGCGGACGGTTCGCTAACATGGCCTCCGCAGATCATCCCTATCGTACACGGCCCGACCATTAACCCGGAACACCGTATGTGGGTGCAGCAGGACCAGGCGATCCTCTCTGCCATCCAGGGCTCCCTTGGCGACGGGATCGCTAGTCTCTGTCTCTTCGCCGCCACCTCCATGGACGCCTGGACGACCCTGGAGCACGCCTTTGCCCAGGTCTCTACCTCCCGCTCGATGGCCCTTCGCAGCGAGCTCGCCGACATTAAGAAGCTGGACTCCTCCACCACGACCTACTTCAACAAGATGAAGGTGTTGGCGGACACACTCACCTCTATCGGTCGGCCGCTCAGCCACGAGGAGTTTGCTGGCTTTGTCATCAAATGCCTCGACGCCGACTACGAAAATCTCGTCGAGGCTGTTCACAACGCCAAGCCAGTGATGCCCCCGCACGAGCACTACTCACGACTTCTCTTCACCGAGCAGCGCGTCAAGGCTCGTCGCTCCTCCGCCACCATCACATCCCAGCTGGCGGCCTTCTGGGCTTCTCGCGGCCAGCGTCCCCCTGCCCCGTCATCTAGCAAGCCTGCCCCGCCCCCTGCATCGACCTTGGGTGGGGGCCCTAACACTCGGGTGGTATGCCGGCTATGCGGTCGTGAACGCCATGTCGCCTCCAAGTGTCATCGCCGCTTTCAGAGGAgcttccttggcatcggcaacgacgGCAAGGGCAACGAGCGCCAATTTTGTGATGGCAGACTTTGGTCCCCCCGCCGCAGCCCCGACCGCCCACATCGCCGCCAAGGGCAAGGACCCGCGTGTCGACCAGGGGTACACGCCATCCTATCCTGTTGATCCAGCCTGGTACATGGACACAGGTGCCACGGATCACATGACCAACGATCTCAACAAACTCTCCACCTACCAGCCCTACTACGGGCACGATCAGGTTCACACCGCCAATGGTGTAGGTATGCCCATCTCTCACATTGGCCAAGCATGTCTTTTAACTAGTCATCCCTCTAGGCAGCTCCAGCTTCGTAATGTTTTGCGGGTTCCCTCAGTGACTCGTAATCTTTTATCTGTCCTAAGCTCACCCTTGATAATCATCTCctatgtgaatttcaccctttaaaTCTTTTTGTTAAGGACCGAGCAACCCGGGATGTTCTGCTTACTGGCCGCTTGAGCCAAGGCTTGTACCGTTTGGAGGATCCATCCGCCCCGTGCGTCTTCAGCGGTGTTCGTGTGTCACCTTCTCAGTGGCACTCTCGCTTTGGTCATCCTGCCACACCCATCGTTCGCCACATACTCCACCGCCATGAGCTGCCATTAGAGTATAGCAATAAAGAGATGTCCGTGTGTGATGCCTGTCAACAAGGCAAAAGTCATCAGCTACCTTTTGTTTCATCTACTAGAGAAGTAAAGAGTCCTCTTAAAATTGTgttttctgatgtgtggggtccagcacaaacatctgttagtggtcacaactactatgtcagtttTGTTGATGCCTATAGTCGTTTCACATGACTTTCTCTTCTTAagtgcaaatctgatgtgtttgatatattTATTCAGTTTCAATTGCATGTTGAACGTCTACTCAAGCATAAAATTATCCATGTTCNNNNNNNNNNNN
It contains:
- the LOC119336948 gene encoding external alternative NAD(P)H-ubiquinone oxidoreductase B2, mitochondrial-like, with protein sequence MRWTAFAWESASRAFNNRPTFTGLVVVLAASSGGGLVAYADSQPDQPQGFKKKKVVVLGTGWAGTTFLRNLDSKLYDVQVISPRNYFAFTPLLPSVTCGTVEPRSVVEPIRRILEKKGGDFKFWEAECFKIDPANKKIHCRSNMGTNLDGNGEFLVDYDYLVVAVGARSNTFNTPGVTENCHFLKEVEDAQKIRRSVMDCFEKASLPYLNEEERKKNLHFVVVGGGPTGVEFAAELHDFVTEDLSKLYPSIQHLVKISLIEAADHILTMFDKRITNFAEDKFGRDGIDVKTGYKVVKVSKDAITMQNPATGDIAVPYGMAVWSTGIGTRPFVVDFMKQIGQANRRVLATDEWLRVRECDDVYAVGDCATINQRRVMEDISEIFRVADKDKSGTLTVKEIQDILEDIYVRYPQVKLYMKSKQLNGIADLIRTGKGDTEKESVELNIEEFKKALSLVDSQVKNLPATAQVAAQQGQYLATCFNKMQTAEQNPEGPIRIRGEGRHRFNPFRYRHLGQFAPLGGEQTAAQLPGDWVSIGHSSQWLWYSVYATKQISWRTRALVISDWGRRFIFGRDSSGI